The genomic segment GAAGGCGTCGGCAGTAACAACTGGGTGGTGGATGGCACGATGACTGCCTCTGGCAAGCCGCTTCTTGCGAATGACCCCCACTTGGGTATCCAGAACCCTTCCATTTGGTATGAGGTACATTTGGTCGGCGGGGGGCTGGATGTGATCGGTGCTTCCTTTCCGGGTGTGCCCTTGGTTATCATCGGCCACAACCAGAACATCGCCTGGGGTGTTACCAACGTTGGACCGGATGTGCAAGATCTTTATATCGAGAAGATCAACCCCGATAACCCCAACCAGTACGAGTACAAAGGCCGATGGGAGGATATGCAGGTCATCCGCGAGGAGATTCTGGTGAAAGGCCGAAGCGAGCCGGAGATACTGAATGTGCGCGTCACCAGGCACGGCCCCATCATGTCGCCAGTCGTTGGAGTGGAAGACCAGGCCCTTGCTCTGCGTTGGACGGCGTTGGAAGGTGGGATGCTGTTCAAGAGTGTGATGATGTTGAACTACGCAGGCAATTGGGAGGAATTCCGCCAGGCACTGCGCTATTGGGCTGTGCCCTCGCAGAACTTCGTCTACGCCGACCGGCAGGGCAACATTGGCTACCAAACACCAGGCAACATTCCCATCCGCGCCCAGGGTCAGGGTCTGGTGTCTGTGCCAGGCTGGACGGGTGAATATGAGTGGACAGGCTACATCCCCTTCGAGGAGTTACCTTCAGTATACAACCCGCCGAATCATTACATTGTGACGGCGAACAACAAGGTCGTGCCCGACTATTACCCCTACTTCATTTCCGCTGAATGGGCAGCCCCCTGGCGAGCGATGCGCATCGAATCACAGATCCGGGGGCGCAGTGGCCTCACCATCCGAGACATGCGTGATATCCAGGCCGATACCTACTCCATCCCCGGTTCTATAATCACCCCCTACATCCTGCAACTCAAGCCGGAGGGCTGGCTGGAAGAGCGCGCTATGGCCGAATTGGCGAAGTGGGACTACCGCGACGAGATTGACAGCATCGGGGCCTCTATCTTCGCCGCTACCTTCTATTTTCTGGCTCGTAACACTTTCGCCGATGAACTGGGTCTGGACCCGACCGCTAGTTATACCGGCAGCGGTGATATGACAAGCCGGGTGCTGGTGATGCTGATGGAACAGCCAGATAGCCATTGGTGGGACAACACTGCCACGCCGGCTGTCGAGAAGCGCGATGATATCCTGCACCAGAGTTTCGCTCAAGCGCTGGAGTTGCTGGGCCGGCGCTATGGGGATATGCCTTCAGAGTGGCGGTGGGGGCGGCTGCACACAGCCAACTTCAATCACGTGGTGGGCAGCGTCAAGCCGCTGAACTTACTTTTCAACATCGAGGGGGTGAGAGCGCGCGGCTCTGGGTTCACCCCCTGCGCGGCGGGCTTTGACTGGAACGATCCGTTCGAGGTGCGCGTGCTTGCTTCCTATCGGCAGATCATTGACCTGAGTAACCTAAATGCATCGGTCTCGGCGCACACCGTCGGGCAGTCGGGCCAGCCGTTGCACGCGCACTGGGGTGACCAAGTGAAGTTGTGGCAGGCTGTCGAGCATCATCCCATGCTCTACGACCGCGCTGTTATTGAGCAAGATCGCGAAGGGTTGCTGGTCCTGACGCCGAAATAAAAACAGGGGGCACGGCAAGCCGTGCCCCCTGTGTCCTTCAGACTAGTAGAAAATCTCCGCCAGATTGTACAGTTCGGGGTCTACCTCCCGGATCCGCCCCACTACATCTTTGAGTGGTACGTCTACGATCTTGTTGCCTTGTATGGCTGCCATGTACCCGAACTTCTTCTCTTTAATCATGTCCGCCGCACGCACTCCCAGCCGAGTGGCTAGCACGCGGTCGAACACCGTCGGCGACCCGCCACGCTGCAAGTGGCCGAGAACCACGTAGCGGGTCTCAATTTTGGTGCGCTTCTCCAATTCTTGGGCCACTGTCGTACCGATGCCGCGCAAATCCAACCTCACATGGCCGAACGCATCGGCTTGCCCCAGTTGTTTCTCATCGTAGATGATCTCCTTGATCTTAGCACCCTCTGATACGACGATGATGCCAAAGCGCTTGCCCATGGCGAAGCGACGTTCTACGTGCTCGACACACTCCTGGATGCTGGAGGGCTTCTCGGGGATGAAAATGAAGTCTGCGCCACCTGCCAGCCCGCCTACAGTGGCCACCCATCCAGTGTAGCGACCCATCACCTCTACCACGATCACGCGATGGTGTGCTTCCGCAGTGGTGTGCAGCCGATCCAGCGCATCGGCCACCACGGTCACGGCTGTGTCGAAGCCGATGCAGTAATCTGTGCCGTACACATCATTATCCATGGTCTTGGGGATGCCCACCGCGGGAGCACCCAGTTCAGCCAGTTTGCCAGCGACGCCCAGCGTGTCATCGCCGCCGATGGCCACTAGGGCATCCATATCAAACTTGCGCATATTGTCTATGACCCTTTGCACACCATTTTCGATCTTAAACGGATTGGTGCGCGAGGAACCCAGTATGGTGCCGCCTACATGCAGGATACCAGAGACGGATCGCATCCCCAAGGGCTCGATCATGCCTTCCAGCAAGCCCTTCCAGCCATCTTTAACACCCAAGACCTCGAACCCGTGTTCGAACGAACGGCGGGCTACCGCCCGTATGGCTGCATTAAGTCCTGGGACATCACCACCACCAGTTAGGATACCGACTCTCACCTTACTCCCTCCTCCGCCTATTCCTCAGTCCCTCCAATCTTAGCGCTGCGGAATTGTTTGGGCGGACTGACGAAGCCACCGCCCGCGCTGATAAGCCCAGCGCTGCCGAATAGGCGTATTTTCTCCCGCACTGCTTCCTTCACCAACTTGCGGGAACGCTCCAAGTACTTGCGCGGGTCAATCTCGTCGGGATGGGCTTTGACCCCCTCATGTATGCCTTGCACAAACGCCTGGTTCAGATAGGTCGCCACGTTGATCTTGCAGAGGCCGGCTTCAATGCCTGCCAAGATACTCTCATGGGTGACACCTGAGGAGCCGTGCAACACCAGTGGCACATTCGTTGCCTTGCGAACAGCCACGATGCGGTCAATATCCAACTCCGCTTCCCGAACCTCCATACCATGCACCGATCCGCAAGCAATAGCCAGCGAGTCCGCGCCAGTTAGCCGGATGAACTCGGCCGCCTGATCGGGGTCGGTCATGAGGGCATGCACCTGTTCAGGCGAAAGTCCCTCCTCGATGCGGGCGACACGCCCCAGTTCGGCCTCCACTGGTATGCCGCAGATGTGAGCGATCTCGACAATTCTCTTGGTCGTAGCCACGTTTTCCTCAAATGACTTCTTCGAGCCGTCGTACATGAGGGAGGTGAATCCAGCGCGCAGGCAAAGCACGTTTTGGTCAAAATCGGTCCCGTGATCCAGGTGCAATACCACAGGCACATCCACTAAACTCGCGGCGATCTTCACCATCCCTGCGGCGAATTCCAGCCCTGCGTAACGGATCGCACCTTGGCTTACCTGAAGAATGACGGGGGCGCGCTCTTCCTGAGCCGTCTCCACGATGGCTTGAATCTGCTCCATATTGTTGGCGTTAAAGGCACCGATGGCGAAATGGCGCTCCAATGCTAATTGCAGCATTTCCTTGCTTGTAACAAGAGGCATGACAGACTCCTTTCTGTTTCTTTTCGCGCTGCCGAATCAGACTAAACTGACGCAAAACAAGGGGCTATTCTCCCGTGAGGAATAAGCCCCGCCTGCGCACGATGATGAGCCGACTCCTAGCCTTGAGCCGAAATACTTGTCAAAATAGCCTGAATGAGATAAGATAATCAGGTGCCGAAGGTGGGATTCGAACCCACACAGGGTTGCCCCCAACGGTTTTTGAGACCGCCGCGTATACCATTCCGCCACTTCGGCGTCCTTCAATAGTATAAGAGAAACGGCGGAATTAGTCAAACACTTTGGTGTGAAGAGGTCAACGGCCTTTGGCTGTATTGCGGTGATCGTGCTCATCGCGTCACTAGCGCATTAGTATCGGAGAACTCGCTCGTGGACGAAAAGGCGGCTATCAGTGCTGCTCAGAAGGGCGACACCCAGGCGTTCAATCGCCTGGTGTTAATCTATCAGGGGCTGGCCTACAACGTGGCTTATCGTATGTTGGGCGATGAAGACGCCGCCGCTGACGCCACTCAAGACGCCTTTCTGTCCGCTTATCGGGCTATTGCTCAGTTTCGCGGAGGCTCCTTCAAGGCATGGCTACTACGCATCGTCACCAATGCCTGCTACGACCAACTTCGCCATCAGCAACGCCGCCCAGCTACCTCCCTCGATGACCTGATCGTGGACTCGGATCACAGCACCCTATTTGAAGACGAGCGTGAATCCCCTGAGCACTACGCTATCCGTCGGGAACTCGCACAGGAGATCCAGAAAGGACTGCGCACATTGCCCATCGAGCAGCGCGTGACCCTCATTCTCTCCGACATCCAAGGCCTGAGTTATGAGGAAATCGCCGCCGTGACAGGCACTTCTCTCGGTACGGTGAAATCCAGGCTCAGTCGTGGGCGCGCCCGCCTGCGTGACTATCTACGGGAAACGGGGGAACTTCTGCCAGCCCGTTATCGTCTACATAGTGAATCGCCGAAGTAACACAAGGGGTAGTTTGCATGTCCCCATCTGCAAACAAAGTAAGTGCAACGGAACATGAGCGCTATCGGGAGGACCTCTCCGCGTATTTGGACCGACAGTTGGAGCCGGCTCGAATGGCTGAGGTCGAGGCCCATTTGGTAGCGTGCGAGGCTTGCCGAGAAGAACTAGCTTCTCTCGAGCAGACAGTGCTCTGGCTGCGCCAGTTACCGCCCGTTCGGCTGCCGCGTTCGTTTGTTATTCCGGTGGCGAAGCCCGCTCCGCAACGAGCCACGACACTGGGATGGACTTACGGCTACCTGCGCCTGGCAACTGCCCTGGCGATGGCGTTATTGGTGCTGGTAGTGTCGGGGGATCTTTTCCTGCAATTTGGGCTGGGTCCACAGGCGCCCGCGGCCCTGCCCGCGCCTGTGGCAATGCAGCCCGCGGAATTCGGGATCAAAGCCGTGCCGACGGAGCCAAGCGAACTGACATTAGGCTTGGCTGGTGAAGAGGGAGTCGCAGAACCCACGCCCACACCCGATACGACATTGAGAGTTGCCTACGCACCCGTAGAATCGCCATCGCCACAGTCGGTGGATGCGGGGGCGAAAGCGCTGACGCCTGAAGGACTGGGTATCGGTGAGACAATCGAATACACGCCCACGTACGCCGTGGTAGCCCGCGAATCACCAGAGCAACCCACGCCGGAAACGGCTGCTGCCCTTACAAGCGAGGGCCAACGCGGCCAACCTCCATCGGTGGCACCACAGCCGACACCTGAGCCCACCGCCACGCCCAAACCCACCCTTGTGCCCCAACCAACGCCGACCTTGCTGGTGGTGGCCATGGAAAGGGGCGCGGGCCCAGTGCCCACTGTCCCACCACCTGCCCACGAGTACGCCCTCGTGCAATACGAGGACACGATCACACCACTTTTGCGGATGGTGGAGGTCGTCCTGTTGGTGTTGGTTGTTGTGCTGGTTGGGCTGACCTGGTGGGCGCGCCGAAGCCGGGTGTAGACGTCTGCTGCGCGAAGGTCAGGGGCGAGCGAGGTGGCCCCTGACTTTTGTTTTTCACCGATGCCATGTATAATTTGTTAAAGGAATGGTTGCGTGAAGGAGGCGAGGGGATGAGGCAGGTGATTATTTACCCTGGCGAAGATGGCTATTGGGTGGCTGAGTGTCCTAGCCTGCCTGGTTGCATTAGTCAGGGCAAGACAAAAGAAGAGGCTATTGCGAACATCAGAGAAGCAATTCGGGGGTACATTGCTGCATTGGAGGAAGATCATCTTCCTGTTCCAGAAGAACGCTTCGAAGCGCTTCTGGTGGCGGTATGAGCAAATTACCAAGGATTTCGGGCCGTGAGTGCGTCAAAGCATTGGGGAAAGCAGGCTTCTACTTCAAGCGGCAAGAAGGGAGCCACATCATCCTACGTCGGGATGATCCTTTCGCTCAAATTGTCGTTCCTGATCATAAAGAGCTGGATAGAGGCACACTGCGTGCGATCATCCGGCAGGCAGGTCTCAGCGTAGATGAATTCGTGAACTTGTTGTGAGGCCACTGTTTGGCTTCAGAAGGCATTTGTTGTCGGGCTGGTTGGGCTGACCTGGTGGGTGTGCCGAAGCCGGGCGTAGACGCGTGCTAGGTGATAGTCAGGGGCGAGCGAGGTGGCCCCTGACTTTTGTTTTTCGCCGATGCCATGTTATAATTTTATAAAGAAACTATGTTTGGGCTATACAAGACGCAGGGTAGTCGATAAAATGAAAACTTGGCATAAGGTAATCATTGGCGATTCAAGAGATATGAAGGAGGTAGCGGATGAGTCCGTCCACCTCATTATTACTTCTCCACCCTACTGGCAGTTGAAAGACTATGGGAATGGAAGGCAGATAGGCTTCAACGACAGTTATGAAGAATATATCAACAATCTCAATTTGGTTTGGAGTGAATGCCATAGAGTTTTGCACAAAGGATGCCGTTTGTGCATTAACATCGGCGATCAGTTTGCGCGTTCTGTTTACTACGGAAGGTACAAAGTTATTCCAATAAGAACGGAAATCATTAAGTTTTGTGAAAGCGCGGGTTTCGACTATATGGGGGCTATTATCTGGCAGAAAGTTACTACTTGCCATACAACCGGCGGAGCTACAGTGATGGGGTCTTTTCCCTATCCGCGAAATGGAATCCTCAAGCTGGACTACGAGTTTATTTTAATCTTCAAGAAATACGGAAATCCGCCAAGGGTAAGCAAAGAAATTAGAGAGCAATCGAAATTGACAGAAGAGGAATGGCATCAGTACTTCACAGGACACTGGAACTTTCCAGGCGAGAAACAAGGCAAGCATCTGGCAATGTTTCCTGAGGAGTTACCGAAGCGCCTCATAAAAATGTTTAGTTTTGTTGGTGATACAGTGCTCGACCCTTTTCTCGGAAGTGGCACAACCTCATTGGCTGCCAAGAATCTGAACAGGAACTCTATCGGATATGAGATTAATGAAGATTTTCTTCCACTTATACAGAAAAAGGTTGGACTGGAGCAGGGAGCGCTTTTTGGAGATGTGATTTTTGAAATAATTAGACAGGAGGAGATCAGAACAGACTTTAGAAACGCGATTCAAAGACTCCCTTATGTCTTCAAAGATCCGATACGGTTTGACAAAAGGATTGATCCGAGAAAGTTGAAATTTGGATCGAAAATAGACAGTTCTTCTTCTGGGCGAGAAACGTGCTATTCTGTGAGAGAAGTCGTCTCACCAGAGATATTAGTTTTGCATAACGGACTGAGGGTCAGGCTACTAGGGGTGAGAGAAAGGCCGGAAAGGAGGCAGGAGGCAATTCAGTTCTTACGTGCAAAAACCCGTGGACAGAAAGTCTTCCTGAGATTTGACACAATAAAATACGACGAAGAAAATAATTTACTTTGCTATCTTTACCTGCGGAACAAGACCTTTCTCAATGCCCATTTGATCAAAAATGGTTTAGTTGATGTAGATATCTCCCTCGACTACAAATATAGGTCGAGATTCTTGTCACAGAAGGTGGCAGAATAGATGCCGAAAGAATGGATACTGAACCAAGCAAACATGCGCTGGCAGTTTAATAGACCCAGGAATGTGGGGAAGGTTTCAGAAGAGATAAGAAAATGCGCGCCCAAGTCTTTGGAAGAATGGGAGGATTATTACTATCGGAATGTCTATCCCAAAGAACATTTAGAGCAATTAGGGCGGAAACTCTACATAAAAATCAGCGAGGTATGTCAGGCGGAAATCGAGAGTATTACTGAACAGGATTGCGTGGATTTTGTGATCAATTTGGTAATCAATAGAACTTGTGATGGATATCACTCTGAGATACAGACAATCTACGGGCAATTGCAACAGGCGTTGGGTGTTAAGATAGAACCTGCGCCAGATGAGTGGGATAGAGGATACAATGTGGATTTTTTCATCAA from the Chloroflexota bacterium genome contains:
- a CDS encoding penicillin acylase family protein; this encodes MRTLRRIILTLLAVVLIIAFVAAGGAYFFITRSHPTINGTIKVPGLQADVQIYRDRWGVPHIYAQNLHDLIFAQGYVHAQDRLWQMEFNRRVAAGRLSEVLGEATLKSDRYLRTIGLYRAAQKDLEVLDAETIAILQAYADGVNAFISTHQNNLPLEFTLLGFKPAPWTPLDSLGWGKVMAMDLSGNYDSELLRAKLLTVLSEEEIHELLPPYPAQGPFIIPPEARQYSSLVDPLLEEWLAVRNTLQIGWEGVGSNNWVVDGTMTASGKPLLANDPHLGIQNPSIWYEVHLVGGGLDVIGASFPGVPLVIIGHNQNIAWGVTNVGPDVQDLYIEKINPDNPNQYEYKGRWEDMQVIREEILVKGRSEPEILNVRVTRHGPIMSPVVGVEDQALALRWTALEGGMLFKSVMMLNYAGNWEEFRQALRYWAVPSQNFVYADRQGNIGYQTPGNIPIRAQGQGLVSVPGWTGEYEWTGYIPFEELPSVYNPPNHYIVTANNKVVPDYYPYFISAEWAAPWRAMRIESQIRGRSGLTIRDMRDIQADTYSIPGSIITPYILQLKPEGWLEERAMAELAKWDYRDEIDSIGASIFAATFYFLARNTFADELGLDPTASYTGSGDMTSRVLVMLMEQPDSHWWDNTATPAVEKRDDILHQSFAQALELLGRRYGDMPSEWRWGRLHTANFNHVVGSVKPLNLLFNIEGVRARGSGFTPCAAGFDWNDPFEVRVLASYRQIIDLSNLNASVSAHTVGQSGQPLHAHWGDQVKLWQAVEHHPMLYDRAVIEQDREGLLVLTPK
- a CDS encoding 6-phosphofructokinase gives rise to the protein MRVGILTGGGDVPGLNAAIRAVARRSFEHGFEVLGVKDGWKGLLEGMIEPLGMRSVSGILHVGGTILGSSRTNPFKIENGVQRVIDNMRKFDMDALVAIGGDDTLGVAGKLAELGAPAVGIPKTMDNDVYGTDYCIGFDTAVTVVADALDRLHTTAEAHHRVIVVEVMGRYTGWVATVGGLAGGADFIFIPEKPSSIQECVEHVERRFAMGKRFGIIVVSEGAKIKEIIYDEKQLGQADAFGHVRLDLRGIGTTVAQELEKRTKIETRYVVLGHLQRGGSPTVFDRVLATRLGVRAADMIKEKKFGYMAAIQGNKIVDVPLKDVVGRIREVDPELYNLAEIFY
- a CDS encoding type II toxin-antitoxin system HicB family antitoxin, which codes for MRQVIIYPGEDGYWVAECPSLPGCISQGKTKEEAIANIREAIRGYIAALEEDHLPVPEERFEALLVAV
- a CDS encoding MjaI family restriction endonuclease, whose translation is MPKEWILNQANMRWQFNRPRNVGKVSEEIRKCAPKSLEEWEDYYYRNVYPKEHLEQLGRKLYIKISEVCQAEIESITEQDCVDFVINLVINRTCDGYHSEIQTIYGQLQQALGVKIEPAPDEWDRGYNVDFFIKVKDKYIGLQIKPAGYPYITQIINELEFQKQTHEKFTAKYGGKVFYIISVREGKKKVIYNPEVIEEIRGEIERLEGIDGVYR
- a CDS encoding class II fructose-bisphosphate aldolase — its product is MPLVTSKEMLQLALERHFAIGAFNANNMEQIQAIVETAQEERAPVILQVSQGAIRYAGLEFAAGMVKIAASLVDVPVVLHLDHGTDFDQNVLCLRAGFTSLMYDGSKKSFEENVATTKRIVEIAHICGIPVEAELGRVARIEEGLSPEQVHALMTDPDQAAEFIRLTGADSLAIACGSVHGMEVREAELDIDRIVAVRKATNVPLVLHGSSGVTHESILAGIEAGLCKINVATYLNQAFVQGIHEGVKAHPDEIDPRKYLERSRKLVKEAVREKIRLFGSAGLISAGGGFVSPPKQFRSAKIGGTEE
- a CDS encoding thermonuclease family protein, whose protein sequence is MKTWHKVIIGDSRDMKEVADESVHLIITSPPYWQLKDYGNGRQIGFNDSYEEYINNLNLVWSECHRVLHKGCRLCINIGDQFARSVYYGRYKVIPIRTEIIKFCESAGFDYMGAIIWQKVTTCHTTGGATVMGSFPYPRNGILKLDYEFILIFKKYGNPPRVSKEIREQSKLTEEEWHQYFTGHWNFPGEKQGKHLAMFPEELPKRLIKMFSFVGDTVLDPFLGSGTTSLAAKNLNRNSIGYEINEDFLPLIQKKVGLEQGALFGDVIFEIIRQEEIRTDFRNAIQRLPYVFKDPIRFDKRIDPRKLKFGSKIDSSSSGRETCYSVREVVSPEILVLHNGLRVRLLGVRERPERRQEAIQFLRAKTRGQKVFLRFDTIKYDEENNLLCYLYLRNKTFLNAHLIKNGLVDVDISLDYKYRSRFLSQKVAE
- a CDS encoding type II toxin-antitoxin system HicA family toxin, whose translation is MSKLPRISGRECVKALGKAGFYFKRQEGSHIILRRDDPFAQIVVPDHKELDRGTLRAIIRQAGLSVDEFVNLL
- a CDS encoding zf-HC2 domain-containing protein; this encodes MSPSANKVSATEHERYREDLSAYLDRQLEPARMAEVEAHLVACEACREELASLEQTVLWLRQLPPVRLPRSFVIPVAKPAPQRATTLGWTYGYLRLATALAMALLVLVVSGDLFLQFGLGPQAPAALPAPVAMQPAEFGIKAVPTEPSELTLGLAGEEGVAEPTPTPDTTLRVAYAPVESPSPQSVDAGAKALTPEGLGIGETIEYTPTYAVVARESPEQPTPETAAALTSEGQRGQPPSVAPQPTPEPTATPKPTLVPQPTPTLLVVAMERGAGPVPTVPPPAHEYALVQYEDTITPLLRMVEVVLLVLVVVLVGLTWWARRSRV
- a CDS encoding sigma-70 family RNA polymerase sigma factor, with translation MDEKAAISAAQKGDTQAFNRLVLIYQGLAYNVAYRMLGDEDAAADATQDAFLSAYRAIAQFRGGSFKAWLLRIVTNACYDQLRHQQRRPATSLDDLIVDSDHSTLFEDERESPEHYAIRRELAQEIQKGLRTLPIEQRVTLILSDIQGLSYEEIAAVTGTSLGTVKSRLSRGRARLRDYLRETGELLPARYRLHSESPK